TTCAATGTTATTTGCCGGACAGAAtacaagaaaacataaaaaaggATAAAAGATGTGAATAAGTAGTGCAAAGATATCATTTATAGCATAAAATTAGTTGCAACATAGATACTTGGCCATATAGCATCATACCAAGCTGagtaacacacacacacacacacttgtGCTCTAGAGTTCAACTTTACCATATGGTTTGTTGACAATCCAGAAAGCAAACCAGTGACAATTACAATGCAAGCAATGAGGAGGTATGTTCTTTCTCCGTATGATTTAACTGTAGAAACTTGATGCATGTTTGACAAGAGGGTCGACATTGGAGAAGTCCCTTCTACTTCCCTGTGAAACCAATCTGATCATCAGAAACTATACCTCAAAAACAAACTGATTACAGATTCTATGTACTGTATCATCATAAACTATACCTTAATAATCACAAAACAAGTAAAACCAGCAATCAAAATCACACTCACTCTAAATTTAGAAATTGCTTCACATTTTCACTACTCAATTACTTATAAAAACAATCACAAACGAACTAGCATTCTACAATTCAGCTTCAAAATCCATAACTACCTGTCTGAAAATGGCGTCGGAGCTGAGCGGACTCTCCTTAATCCTCCGGTGAGCTGGAATCTCTGAAGGCCGGTAAGCAAACTTCACCATAGAGCCGCTTCCATCCTCCCCGCCGCTGTGAATTGACTTCGCCAAACCTTCATTCCTCGCCTTGCTATCGTCTCCGTTGATCTTCACCAGCACCGAGTCCTCACTGGACGTCGAGTCGGCGATCAATTTCCCGTCCTTAGAATCTAAACCCGCTTCTCCTCTCGCAATCAGCTTCCGCCGCAGATCGGACACCGCAGCCGGACTCGCGGCGACGGCGCCTCCGCCATCAGGCGGCGAatctgaaatcaccattgGAAAACCACCACACTATGGCACTATCCACGACAGAAATTGAgataggaagaaagagagagcgGAGAAGACCGACAGATCTAACGATAATCATATGGCTGTGTAGCTGTGAGAAACTATAATCAACCACTTCGTGGTCGTGGTGGAGATTAAGTTGGATCATCTTCCTCAGCTACATCGTTTGGTGGACGAAGGCCGTGAGAGAGGAGAAGGGGAGGAAAGATATGGGAGTGAAGACACTGGTGGACGAACATATTGATTTTTTCTAATTacaaaaaaatgtttttaaaAATAGTTTTTATTCAAATTGGGCCCACCCAAACTGATACGGTTATACTTCGGGACGAAACTTAATCAGTCTTGTCTTACCTTGTACCCCTAGGCCTGTTAATGGGACAGATTCCGTAGCTATTGTGCTGATAACCTTCAAAGTTGGTCAACACTACCATATTTGTGACTAAACGACACCAATAGTTCCCATGGACTAATATTTGCGACGGTTTGAGTTACCCCAATGGTCCGTCCCTATTGATCAAATAGTTAGTAGTGAATTTGATATCTTAATTATTGTACTAATATGATCATTATTTGTGTTCTCGATCTATTGCAGATAAAACCTCGGTCGATCGTGTGCTCCATTAATATTATGCTAGGATTGCTTGATAGCTAGctagaaaatatatatgaagatCGATGAATGAAAATGCATACGCTATTTAGTTTTAAATTTCTATGTGCATGCTGTGAGGTAAACAGGTGCCTGGTTATTTTCTTATAATGTTAATTTCTAACTAGTTAATGGTTATGAACAAGAACTTGCGGACTTCACATAAAAGTTTTAGAGTCTGATCGAAATACAACACTGCTTGGACGCAGTTCTATCCGATGACTGaaatatttataatttctttGATATTTCCGCaaaatttttcatattttggcATATGGATATATCTGTTACATATCAAAACATTTTTCAATAACAATTTTCGAAATTTCCCAGTATTTCCTGATATACTGGAAACTTTTAAAATTTcccgatattttcataatattgcCACGTGTCATGCCaacttcaaaataaaataaaaaatcacttGTTAGGAGAATCGAACTTCTGATCCATCTTTTTGCAAgcttattgttatatatgtctctttttattatatattgcatttcATGTCTCAATATTcacctaaaattgaaataaaatcgAACTAATTGTTGAGAGGAATCGAACCCCTTTGGTATAGGAGGAAGCAATGATAGACCTTACCCTTTTGAGGGAAATTCAACATGCCTTATCCACCATATTTATTCTATAATGAGATGAaatcaaatgaaaacatatggacacaatctgatgcacaatcttcacaaagctATGGTTATGATCAAAGTCGAGAAATTTTTGATCCAAACGGGAACTATCAGTACCTCAACCCACAGTCAATCACTCACGACCCATATGGTTGTCATATAAAtcaatatatgcaaaattagaaaGGTGAGGTATCATTTAATGATTATTCTTCACAATACTCAGGATTTTACTCAAAGACATGATGAagatagtgaaaattttgtacctcatagatcttttatgtggttctaaattatttatgtaatttcatgtttaatg
This is a stretch of genomic DNA from Argentina anserina chromosome 4, drPotAnse1.1, whole genome shotgun sequence. It encodes these proteins:
- the LOC126790981 gene encoding diacylglycerol O-acyltransferase 1B-like — protein: MVISDSPPDGGGAVAASPAAVSDLRRKLIARGEAGLDSKDGKLIADSTSSEDSVLVKINGDDSKARNEGLAKSIHSGGEDGSGSMVKFAYRPSEIPAHRRIKESPLSSDAIFRQGSRRDFSNVDPLVKHASSFYS